The DNA segment acaggaattacaagactccagactggaggctgcagaacacttaacctcagaccttgctatcatttccgattggggtaaaaggaaccttgtgtcctttaatgcctcaaaaacccaatttctccacctatcaactcgacacaatcttccaaacacctatctcctattctttgataacaacactcagctgtcaccttcttcaacactaaatatcctcggtctatccttagctcaaaatctcaactggaaacttcacatctctctcactaaatcagtttccttgaggttgggtgttctgtatcgtctccgccggttcttctctcccgcacagatGCTCTCCATTTATAAGGGCATAGTCTGCCCTCaaatggagtatgcatttcacatgtgggggggttccactcacacagctctcctggacagagtggagtctaaggcacttcgtctcatcagctctcctcctcatactgacggtcttctacctcttaaattccgccgccatgttgcatctctttctatcttctaccggtattttcatgctgactgcccttctgaacttgctaactgtatgcctcccctcctcccgcagccccgctgcacatgactgtctactcatgctcatccctatactgtccaaactacttatgcaagagttaactagcatctgcattctttcattcccttcactggtaaactatagaacagccttccttcgtctgtatttcttcctgcctatgacttgacctctttcaagaagagtgtatctagacacctttccacccaaaattgacctttcttttggctacttttaacttttatcttttatgggagcagcaagtagtggGCTTTCTGTTTTTTGCACTTTTTGTACGCCTTGTGCCattttctttgatgtaaaaaaaatataaaaagttatAAGATCAGTATACAAATGTATACaataacccagtagcagtggggatcatgtttcttaatggttcctccaagcgagaaaaatgaaaaaaaatcacccctcacacaaaccatttcatatgtttcaaaacatttgtgatcagattatgtattatctattttggggggtttatatcatggcacaaatttggcccgtcgctactacacggtaaagccacaaatttggcccgtcgctactacacggtaaagccacaaatttggcccgtcgctgctaccgggttaaggtaaTATATTCAGAAATCTCAATATATACACCACTCTAAAATTAAAAGGGGCTAAAATTTTTACCTGAGTAAAGATGGAATCTTTCCTTTCCCCAAGCAGATGAAGTAGCCCCAGTGTGACTAAGCAATCATCTGGTGACAAGAGGGAAACAAAGTGCATAATAAAAGGTAAATCTAACAAacaaaaattaaagagaaagttAACTGCATAAGGATGCGAGTTAATAGATGGTCATATCCAACTGGACTGTAGGTAGTGGGGAAAACTTGTAGCTAGCAAACAAAGTATGAACACCATTCTGCCTTACtgattatatgtgtgtgtttgtgtgtgtgtgaaagagaaaatgagaaagatttTCTGTACACCTATTAATATCTTTGTCATCACTTATGCTGCAAATCATTAATTTTTCATGGCATTCAGCCAGAAATTTGGTAGAGGAGCAGGACTTAAACAACCAAAGAGTTAGTATCTGGATAGAGGAAGGTGCAGGCACTATAGGTAGACAGGTCATGTCAGTTTAGTACAATGTTTAGTTTTTGCATGCAACATAGTTTCATGAATACTATGCAGAATGATGAAGTTTGTAAAAGTGTAAAATGTGTGGGCAACGATGAAAAGATACATATATTAACTAGCTACCAGCTACTGAAATCAACACGCCGAATTAGATATTATTACTCACATTCACTTTCATTGTGCTCATAGAGTTCAAGTAAAGTTTTCATATAATGGGGAACTGCCCTTCTTTTCTTGAGAAGGGAAGTTACTGGGAGCTTGTATTTCTCCAGTCCTTGCAAAATTGCTATTCTTGGGTCTGGTTCATCTGTATGCAATTCTAGTCTCAGGAACTCGTTGATTATCTAtaaagacaaatataaaaaactatgaaaatatgaatatacacatacaaataaagtTGAGTACTAGTAATCATGTGCAGCAAATTCATAAAACAAAGTATATACACTTACGCCATCGAAACTCTGAATCCACGGGTACAAGTTAATGATTTCTGGTACAGAAATATCACCATTGGTTATTTGGTTGCGTCTTTCAGAGAGAGTCAGCTGCATCAGGTCTTCAAcctgaaaaaaatgttaaaaaaactCTCATAAGTTGACTGCCCAACCAGCCTacctctctcttatatatatatatatatatatatatatatatatatatatatatatatatatatatatatatatatataatatatatatatttttttttttaccgcaaaggagtcagttcaagggcataaaaaaaaggaaacaatgaaaaaaataaagcccgcgactcactgctcctaaaaagagttaaaggagtggctgaaagataggtaaattttgggaggagaagtgtcctgataccctcctcttgaaagagttcaagtcgtaggcaggaggaaatacagatgaaggaagattgttccagagtttaccagtgtgagggatgaaagagtgaagattctggttaactcatgcataagggatttggacagtaaagagatGAGCCGTggcagggggggaggcatgcagttagcaatttcagagagcagtcagcgtgaaaatattgatagaagatagagaggcaacatagtggtggaatttaagaggtagaagactatcagtaagaggaggagagctgatgagacgaagagccttagactccactctgtccaagagagctgtgtgagtggagccctcccacacacgagatgcatactccctatgagggcagacaaggcccctgtatgtggatagcaactgcatgggggagaagaactggcagagacgatacaaaatacccaacctcaaggaagttgatatatacagtactgtctccaggattgtGAGTTTCACGTTTGCAATTCACCGAATTTGCAATAGGGACCCCAAAAAtttgatttttattgaaaactgaaattgcggtatgacccgaaaggaaaaggctgctaaaaccattatttttcacaccttgttgtagTCCATGATTCCCATACTCGCTCTTACCCACCCCTTAGGAGTGGGATCCGGGCAGCCAGGTGCATGTGTGCGAGCAGCCCCGACCGCAAgctgggcccgagcagctgacgggcggctgatgatggtgatggtgatgatgagcatCGGCAGCGCATCCCCCGCATCGGCACCACCCAATTGGCAccttcatcagtgtgtgtgtgtgtggctgtgcccatcgtgggcccaggctcctcaatcTGCCAATTCCCACCTTCCACATGTGCgggacctctttcttttcttccatctcttccttttcaaaaagaagagaaggaagaaaaaaaaggggtccTGCACAACATGTGGAAAGCAAGAACTGGCAAATTGAGAATCCCAACcccacaacaaacacagccacactCATACGGGCCCCGACAAAAATACTGTTCAGGCGGCGATGATGCAAAGGCCACGCCACCAAcactcatcattaccatcatcagccGCCTGCCAGATGCTCGGGCCCAGTGCGCGGCCGGGGCCGTCCGCACACATGCGCTTGGCCACCCGGAGGGATGGCCAAGCGCAAGATGttgacggttttcaattttccccataataAAAATGGTTCAAAGTATGCAATTTCAACGTTTGCGACCCGCAACGtcgacctatttatcgcaaacttggagacagtaatatatatatatatatatatatatatatatatatatatatatatatatatatatatatatatatatatatatatatatatatatatatatgggatttCACTTTTGATCAGAGGCCAGCCCCCACCAGGACCACTGTAATGGCTTAGCCTACAGAAGAGATGACATTGTTAAAGAGAATGTCAGTAGAGAAATATCTTGAGTATATGAAAGTTAGATCTAGCATACAGATATCACATACCTTATCTAAATCAGGATCTCTCTTCAACCATTCTAGAGCAAGCCACTGTCTATATATCTTTACTGAGTCTACATTTTCTGAATGGGGCTTCGGTGGATGTTCAGTCTCTTCTGCTTCTACGTGAGgggctttcttctttttccttgctgcCACTTCCTTCACGAAGGAATCTTGCCTCTTCCTTGAATTCTGAAACTTGCGCTGAATGCGTAATTTCCACTGCAGCTTCAATTCATGCTCCTCTAAATCACTATTCCTCAGAATGGCAGGAAACGATGTCAAAACAGCATTTGCCATACTTTTGTAATGTTTGGGTGTTGGATAGCTGTAAGATGATAAGTCATGAGAAttatgtaataataaaaataatagtaataataacaacaattatCTATcacctccgtggtgcagtggttagcacaccaaGCTACAAATCCGCAGGCCTGGGATTGGAATAAGAGCCCAGGCAGTAGGTAacctgctcacccagctgttcttcCATTCCAATCGAGATGgtagataaatgggtacctggggaaacccagGGAAGGTAATTGTAGGTACCCAGATGgtacactatagtctgttcagagcaagaaggcggttcagggtggagctggtatcgttgtttacctctacccatgctgccaaatcagccttcgtacatgtgtctctctcttatttcccatccatgtgctatttgaaagcgatattttatatattctgtatatagtaaaggaagctacatagtacaatgagtgtcgatgtttaggattataacaacgatttgtataaattctatgacatgtggcagcgattttttcccatgttgccacattttggtgttggtagtggtggtggtggtggtggtcggtgtgtccccctaggtccctcccccgggtcgagagggagagagagggagagagagggagagagagggagagagagaaacaggtgggttgtgggtgggtaggccgggagagagtgctaaacTGATAATAGGCGGTcaaactggcagcgctgcactcatgggaattctggaatctgccacaccttgaaccgccttcatgctctgaacagactatagcccTGTATTCCAGGGATAATAGGCTCCGGCTATGGAGATGAACACTGCAGCCCCGTGCAGCATTGCATAtgcacctaacttaacctatcattTTTTGTGGCACAGCATTAGGCAATTTTTTTCTCATCTTGTATggacaggaaaacacacacacacacacacaaacaaagaaagaaagaaatagatgactgTCACAGGATTGGCAAATAcaatggagaaaaagatagaacaaTTAGGACTCGATTCAAGGCACAGAGCGAAGCAGAAGAGGCCCTGGCAAAAGCTTGGAAGCTAGCGGGAGAAGAAGACACCAAAATGATGTGGCTGAGgaaagatctgaatgaacaagagagagacaagttgaaTGAACTTAGAGGTGAGGtttgtgatttaaatgagaagagatcggaagaagagaaggagtttttttttggagagtaatggatatgaaagtgaggaagtggttcatggtgacgagaggaaggagataaaaaatctaacaggaaaggaggaaggatggaaagtgtcataTACGAATATCAATGGAATAGTGTCATTGTGGATAGAGttaaacgactatttgagagatagagaacctgatattgtggggctgacggaaaccaagttgtgtgacccaattgaggtggtagggattggagaaggtgcatacaatatatggaggagagacagaaagagaaaacagggaggaggtgtgatgttgatggtaaggaaaggcattaaggtggagaaggtgatggagagtgaaggcttggcagaggtactgaaagtggaaattgtgggtgctgaaggaagaaggaggcagtatgtagtagggtatgtgccaccaagaactAATGCATGGGAGGCctgagaatatgaagaaaagatacAAGACACGGTGAGTTGCTTGGATGGAATgttaagagagagtgaaagaataattttaatgggtgattttaattgcaaagaggtagaatgggaAGATTGGCAAacgcagggaacagaagagtcgtggggaggaagactcctgcaactggcaatggaacatgtgctgacgcaatggattaaggaacatactagattcgggaaaggagaggcatcaagattagacctggtttttagcaaggaaccagaagtaatagaaaatattaaaatagactGCCCAATAGCTAAGAGTGACCAAGCGactgtggaatttgaagtaaaagaaaagagaatgactgACCGAAGAGAGGATCataaaatagggagaagaaactactctaaggcagactttgttaatatgagaactttttttgagaatgcaaattggagtgggctgtacaaagtcAGGAGTacacaagacaagtgggaggagtttttaaagctgtacaaagaagctgagaatagatatgtcccaaaggtaaccaaaaag comes from the Eriocheir sinensis breed Jianghai 21 chromosome 46, ASM2467909v1, whole genome shotgun sequence genome and includes:
- the LOC126980989 gene encoding uncharacterized protein LOC126980989, producing MANAVLTSFPAILRNSDLEEHELKLQWKLRIQRKFQNSRKRQDSFVKEVAARKKKKAPHVEAEETEHPPKPHSENVDSVKIYRQWLALEWLKRDPDLDKVEDLMQLTLSERRNQITNGDISVPEIINLYPWIQSFDGIINEFLRLELHTDEPDPRIAILQGLEKYKLPVTSLLKKRRAVPHYMKTLLELYEHNESEYDCLVTLGLLHLLGERKDSIFTQVPEGELRTRQSSISIQHVGDIHESDRFCILLDGVPVAEPACIAMAVASFVAGHFVFHIDHPKNCEHFLSFASSYLLGIKDGRETTSKSRTLVVKLNEEQTKFSYSNT